A single genomic interval of Veillonellales bacterium harbors:
- a CDS encoding transposase, producing the protein MPRRQREKSNSGYYHIMIRGNDRNNIFYDEEDKLRFIETLYQKKQDNAFFLHAFCLMDNHVHMMIQEGTEDIANVMKRITISYVFYFNHKYKRVGHLFQDRFKSEKIEDDQYVLALVRYIHQNPVKAGIVKTAGDYKWSSYIGYMQDSHYFHKVVDTYMVLGLFSADKVVAKRQFDEYINQECTDKFLDMKEEVSKMDEEDARILFAEMVRMQGEDKRRENAAMIEDMLKEFSGRTKLSIRQIAAITGLNKDKVNKMLRS; encoded by the coding sequence TTGCCAAGACGGCAGCGGGAAAAGAGCAATAGTGGATATTACCATATTATGATCCGGGGAAATGACCGAAACAACATTTTTTACGATGAGGAAGATAAACTTCGTTTTATTGAAACCCTTTATCAAAAAAAGCAGGATAACGCATTTTTTCTGCATGCATTTTGCCTGATGGATAATCATGTTCATATGATGATACAGGAAGGAACAGAGGATATAGCTAATGTTATGAAGCGGATTACGATTAGCTATGTCTTTTATTTTAATCATAAGTACAAAAGGGTTGGACACTTATTTCAAGACCGATTTAAAAGTGAGAAAATCGAAGATGACCAGTATGTCCTGGCATTGGTTAGATACATTCATCAAAATCCAGTAAAGGCAGGGATAGTGAAAACAGCTGGGGACTATAAGTGGAGCAGTTATATCGGATATATGCAAGACAGCCATTATTTTCATAAAGTTGTAGATACTTATATGGTACTTGGGCTTTTTTCCGCCGATAAAGTGGTTGCAAAACGACAGTTTGATGAATACATAAATCAGGAATGCACGGATAAATTTTTAGATATGAAAGAGGAAGTCTCGAAAATGGATGAAGAGGATGCAAGAATACTCTTTGCGGAAATGGTCAGAATGCAGGGTGAAGACAAAAGAAGGGAGAATGCGGCAATGATCGAAGACATGCTAAAAGAATTTAGCGGCAGGACCAAGTTATCCATTCGACAGATTGCAGCGATTACCGGTTTAAATAAGGATAAGGTAAACAAGATGTTACGCAGTTAG
- a CDS encoding PAS domain-containing protein has protein sequence MTQIRKELQHLIPIANMIAKTFGTNCEVVVHDLSIPQNSVVYTVNNHVTGRKVGQTFEHLIKDVLLSKKFEDDFTANYVTTTENGKEMKSSTALIRNIEGRVIGALCINYDLENFKNAKCLLDEFLAVEQETISDDFEPLANVTEIADELINKIISNSDIGKMKRKDKIELIHFMDKKGLFFIKGNIEKVAEKLNISKVTVYSYLDEIKRNS, from the coding sequence TTGACGCAAATACGAAAAGAGTTACAACATTTGATTCCTATAGCAAACATGATCGCCAAAACATTCGGCACGAACTGCGAAGTAGTTGTCCACGACCTGTCTATTCCGCAAAATTCTGTAGTCTACACCGTTAATAACCACGTAACCGGCAGAAAAGTCGGCCAGACTTTTGAACATTTGATCAAGGATGTTCTTTTATCTAAAAAATTTGAAGACGATTTCACCGCAAATTACGTGACGACAACAGAAAACGGCAAAGAAATGAAGTCTTCTACCGCTTTAATACGCAATATCGAAGGCAGAGTCATCGGTGCTCTATGTATAAATTACGATTTAGAAAACTTTAAAAATGCAAAGTGTTTATTGGATGAATTCTTGGCCGTCGAACAAGAGACTATCTCGGACGATTTCGAGCCTTTGGCAAATGTTACGGAAATAGCAGATGAGTTAATTAATAAAATAATCAGCAACAGCGACATTGGAAAAATGAAAAGAAAAGATAAAATCGAACTGATTCATTTTATGGATAAAAAAGGGTTATTCTTTATTAAAGGAAATATAGAAAAAGTAGCGGAAAAACTAAATATTTCTAAAGTAACTGTCTACAGTTATCTAGATGAAATAAAAAGGAACAGCTAG
- a CDS encoding EcsC family protein, with translation MKKYDRNALIEIEQWKNPPRTFLTKVADTINKPLSKVGEIILDNKVGEVISNSIQGIISLLNDASSWSVRTDAIFREFEDNGYSVKTISDIEKLQLEEVDRVVGFLGAKYKTTAFAEGAATGAAGGPGIAADIPLLFGIALRAIGEYATYYGFDINRQEERQYILDILMLVSSPTQAAKQQTMVELTKIASAVAKKKTWKEIEKIGLATTLKKIGEQLGFRMTKAKLGQIVPIFGAVVGAGYNTYFIKCVCDASYFLYRERFLARTYDFEIESKLG, from the coding sequence ATGAAAAAGTATGATCGCAATGCATTGATTGAAATTGAGCAATGGAAAAATCCACCTAGAACATTTCTTACTAAAGTAGCAGATACAATAAATAAACCTTTAAGTAAAGTTGGAGAAATAATACTAGATAATAAAGTTGGGGAGGTTATTTCTAATTCTATACAAGGAATTATATCTTTGTTAAATGATGCTTCTTCTTGGAGCGTTCGAACTGATGCAATCTTTAGGGAATTTGAAGACAATGGATATTCAGTAAAAACAATAAGTGATATAGAAAAACTTCAATTGGAGGAGGTTGATCGAGTAGTAGGATTTTTAGGTGCTAAATATAAAACTACAGCTTTTGCAGAAGGTGCTGCGACGGGTGCTGCTGGAGGTCCAGGTATAGCTGCAGATATACCTTTACTATTTGGAATTGCCCTTAGAGCAATAGGTGAATATGCTACATATTATGGCTTTGATATAAATAGACAAGAGGAAAGACAATATATTTTAGATATTCTTATGCTCGTATCATCGCCTACTCAGGCAGCTAAGCAGCAAACAATGGTTGAGCTGACAAAAATAGCAAGTGCTGTTGCGAAAAAGAAAACATGGAAAGAAATAGAGAAAATTGGTTTGGCAACAACGCTTAAAAAAATAGGCGAACAATTAGGATTTAGGATGACAAAAGCAAAATTAGGACAGATCGTGCCAATTTTTGGTGCAGTTGTTGGTGCAGGGTATAATACCTATTTTATAAAATGTGTATGTGATGCGTCATATTTTTTATACAGAGAGCGTTTTTTAGCACGAACTTATGATTTTGAAATAGAATCGAAACTAGGGTAA
- the thrC gene encoding threonine synthase translates to MKFVCSVCGKTYGADELVISCSCGGYLKLAFPFQTLKKKDIVTSDHSLWRYEKALPFPKSEIFASLGEGMTPLVQAKLNGVSLLFKTDYVMPTGSFKDRGAVMVINYLKKHGAARIVNDSSGNAAASYAGYCAVAELACDIFVPADTSDGKLTQIEMYGARVTKVPGTRDDVTIAAKKAAEESKGTAIYANHSWHPLFLQGTKTLAYEIWEQMGWDVPDNVIVPFGGGSSLIGLYYGFSELLSAGEITNIPRLYAIQSQNCNPLYAIYIGKEDSAQCLPTLAEGLALAKPVKRYEACDIVRKTKGAVEVVSEEEIVTGLRLAAKVGFYVEPTTAVAIAGTIRLLQNKVIQADEKTVVLLTGSGLKATDKIASVMKS, encoded by the coding sequence ATGAAGTTTGTATGTTCAGTCTGTGGTAAAACCTACGGGGCAGATGAGTTGGTTATAAGTTGCTCTTGTGGTGGCTATTTAAAATTAGCTTTTCCTTTTCAAACCCTGAAAAAAAAGGATATCGTCACCAGTGACCATTCCCTATGGCGCTATGAGAAGGCCTTACCGTTTCCTAAAAGCGAGATTTTCGCTAGCTTGGGTGAAGGGATGACCCCCTTGGTGCAGGCAAAGTTAAACGGTGTTTCGCTGCTGTTCAAAACGGACTATGTGATGCCAACAGGTTCCTTCAAGGACCGGGGCGCGGTCATGGTAATCAACTATTTGAAAAAGCACGGGGCTGCCCGGATTGTAAACGATTCTTCCGGTAATGCTGCCGCATCTTATGCCGGGTATTGCGCTGTAGCGGAATTGGCCTGCGATATTTTCGTCCCGGCTGATACCTCTGATGGTAAGCTTACCCAGATTGAAATGTATGGAGCACGCGTTACCAAAGTGCCGGGAACACGGGATGATGTCACAATAGCGGCTAAAAAAGCAGCTGAAGAGTCCAAAGGAACGGCCATTTACGCAAATCATAGCTGGCATCCGCTCTTTCTACAGGGTACCAAAACGCTGGCTTACGAGATTTGGGAGCAGATGGGCTGGGATGTACCGGATAATGTAATAGTACCGTTTGGCGGCGGGAGTTCGCTGATTGGATTATACTACGGATTTAGTGAACTACTGTCAGCGGGGGAGATAACGAATATACCGCGGCTTTATGCAATTCAGTCGCAAAATTGTAATCCTCTGTACGCCATATATATTGGCAAAGAGGATAGTGCACAATGTTTGCCAACTTTAGCGGAAGGATTAGCGCTGGCAAAACCGGTAAAAAGATATGAAGCGTGTGACATTGTGCGAAAAACAAAAGGAGCGGTCGAGGTGGTCAGTGAAGAGGAAATCGTAACGGGGCTACGCTTGGCAGCCAAAGTCGGCTTCTATGTGGAACCTACCACAGCGGTTGCTATTGCCGGTACAATTCGTCTCCTCCAGAACAAGGTGATTCAAGCTGATGAAAAAACGGTGGTTCTACTTACAGGAAGCGGGTTAAAGGCTACAGATAAGATTGCTTCAGTTATGAAATCCTAG
- a CDS encoding DUF255 domain-containing protein, which yields METTPYYDPKTKNHDVNSCHTNKPNRLIHEKSPYLLQHAYNPVDWFPWGEDAFNKAQRESKAVFLSVGYS from the coding sequence ATGGAAACAACGCCCTACTATGATCCTAAGACCAAGAATCACGATGTAAACAGTTGTCATACCAACAAGCCCAATCGTTTAATCCATGAGAAGAGTCCATATTTGCTTCAACACGCATACAATCCTGTAGATTGGTTTCCTTGGGGTGAAGATGCATTCAACAAAGCACAACGGGAGAGTAAGGCTGTCTTTTTGTCCGTGGGATACTCATAG